The proteins below come from a single Zea mays cultivar B73 chromosome 8, Zm-B73-REFERENCE-NAM-5.0, whole genome shotgun sequence genomic window:
- the LOC100286346 gene encoding Transcription initiation factor IIA subunit 2, with the protein MATFELYRRSTIGMCLTETLDEMVSNGTLSPELAIQVLVQFDKSMTDALENQVKSKVTVKGHLHTYRFCDNVWTFILTDASFKNEEATEQVGKVKIVACDSKLLGQ; encoded by the exons ATGGCCACCTTCGAGCTGTACCGGAGGTCCACCATCGGCATGTGCCTCACCGAGACGCTCGACGAGATGGTCTCCAACGGCACCCTCAGCCCGGAGCTCGCTATCCAGGTCCTCGTCCAGTTCGACAAG TCCATGACGGATGCTCTGGAGAACCAAGTGAAGAGCAAGGTTACTGTCAAG GGTCACCTGCACACCTACAGGTTCTGTGACAATGTGTGGACCTTCATCTTGACAGACGCAAGcttcaagaacgaggaggccacgGAGCAGGTGGGCAAGGTGAAGATTGTGGCATGTGATTCCAAATTGCTCGGACAATAG
- the LOC100278105 gene encoding uncharacterized protein LOC100278105, translating to MQVAMATTTSSSLVTGLRCRTGAAVALIRPTSAAGDRRGWRTTASGRGARRGKVTVAAACKTCKGKGAVECPGCKGTGKNKKNGNIFERWKCFDCQGFGLKSCPTCGKGGLTPEQRGER from the exons ATGCAGGTTGCCATGgccaccaccaccagcagcagctTGGTCACCGGCTTGAGGTGCAGGACAGGTGCAGCAGTGGCATTGATCAGACCCACTAGTGCCGCTGGGGATCGCCGGGGCTGGAGGACGACGGCGTCCGGCCGTGGAGCCCGCAGGGGCAAGGTCACG GTCGCTGCGGCCTGCAAGACATGCAAAGGAAAGGGGGCAGTAGAATGCCCAGGGTGCAAG GGCACCGGCAAGAACAAGAAGAACGGCAACATCTTCGAGAGATGGAA GTGCTTTGACTGCCAGGGGTTCGGGCTCAAGAGCTGCCCTACCTGTGGCAAAGGAGGTCTCACACCCGAGCAGCGAGGGGAGAGATGA